TTAAATAAAGAGTTAGAATCTTTGCATAGAGCCTTTAAAAAAGTTAAAGGTAAAACCTTTGGACAAAAAGAAATCACACTAAAAACATACTATAAAGATGGAAAGAAAATAAAAGAAAAAAAGATAAATCAAAGTATGAACAAAATAGAGATTTATGCTTTTGATAGTCTAACTGAATTAAAAGTTATCTTAGCACATGAAATAGCCCATTTAGTTGGAATCCCTCATATAAATGCAAAAAATGCACTTATGAACCCAATCTTGCAAAAAAATCAAATCAAACATTTAAAATTAACAAAAGAAGATATTATAAATTTTAAACAAAATTTTTAGCTTATTTTTTACTTGCTCAAAGTATTTTTACAGTAAATATTAAAAACTAGATAAAGTAATTGGCATATTCTTGTTTCATTAATTTTATTTACTGAAAAAGTTGTAAATAATGGTATGATTCTCAATTACTTTCTGCTTTTAGAAATAGTTGCATAAGTAGTGAGTTTTAGGGATATAGTAGGTGCTGTGATAAAAGTTATTAAAGTAATATTTTAATACTTCTTTCTCATAGTAGTTTTAAGAACACTTAAGGGCAAGAACCCCTAAGTATTTTATATAAAAAGGACCAAAGTGAAAAAGTTATTATTATTAATACCTTTTATGTTTTTTGTATTACAAGGTTGTGGAGATAAAAAAGTTGAAGATAAAGTAAGTAGTGTAAAAGAGAGTATCCAAGATAAAACTGAAGATGTTGCAGATAAAGGTGAAAAAGCTATAGAAGATGGTGTTGATAAAACAAAAGATGCTATGGGTGAAATGAAAGATGATGTTACAGAAAAAACAGAAGATATCATTAACAAAACTGAAGATACAGTAAATGAAGCTAGTGATAAAGTAGAAGATTCTATTGATAAAGCTAAAGATAGTGTTGAAGAAAAAATGAGTGATGAAAAAGAGAGTAAAGAATAAACTTTTTTACAAAAGAATATGAGATATAAAAATGCATATGTAGAAAAAGTATGAGCAAAACTTGATGAGTTGAGTGAAAAAATTAAATCTACAATATCAAAATTTTAACACTAAAAAAGAGTGAAAATAATAATTATCTTCACTCTTCTTCAAAATTATTTTGTGAAAAGTCATAACTATTTACATGATTATCTATATGTTCTGTTAAGGCTAATTTATACTCATTTACAAAATACTCTAATATCTTTTCTTTTTCATTTGCCATATCTTCGGCACTTTCAAAAGAAGTTGCTGCTATCCAAGCGTTAAATCTTGCTGCTCCATACATAAATGAAGCACTTACTTCACCTTGAGTTATCTCTTGATTCAATTGTTCATTTGCTAGTGATATATGCTCGTCTGCTCTTTTTAAAAATCCATTATTTTTTGTAGCCATATTTCTTTCCTTGATTTTTTGTATTATATTTAAATTTTACTTCTAATTATATTTTTCACTCTTTATAGTGTATACTATTAAAAATATTTTATAAGGCTTCTTCTTATATGCTAAATTCTTCTGAAAGTAATGACTTTAAATCTCTTGTTTTAAACAAAACGCCATTAATAGATGTTAGGGCTCCAATTGAGTTTAAAAAAGGTTCTTTTCCTTATTCTGTAAATTTACCTCTTATTACGGATGAAGAGAGACATCTAATTGGTATCAAATATAAAAATTTTGGAAATGAAGAAGCTGTTATGCTCGGGCACAAATTTGTTTCTGGAGAAGTAAAAGAAAAGAGAATAAAAGCTTGGCTTGATTTTAAAAAAGATAATCCCAATGCTATGTTATATTGTTTTAGAGGAGGACAACGTTCTAAAATAGTCCAAGAATGGATAAGTGAATATATTCCTGAGATTATAAGATTAAAAGGAGGGTATAAAGCTTTTAGAAACTATTTGATGAACGAAATAGATAACTCACCCAAATACTTTAATCCTCTTATTTTAGGAGGACATACAGGTAGTGGGAAAACTATTCTTTTAAAAAAAATAGAAAACTCTATTGATTTTGAAGGTTTAGTAAATCACAGAGGTTCTTCCTTCGGCAAAAAAATCACAGGACAACCTTCTCAAATAGATTTTGAAAATTCTTTAGCTTATGAGTTAATTCAAAAAGTCAATAAAGGTTTTATGAATTTATTATTTGAAGATGAAGGTAAATATATAGGAAGTATTAATATTCCAAAAAATTTGGCAGAGTATTTATCTCAAGGCTCAATGTTAGTTCTTGAAACATCATTTGAAGAAAGAATAAGTATCACTTTTGATGAGTATATTTTAAACGCTCAAAAAGATTATAAAAAAGAGTTTGAAGAAGATTATTTTGTTTTTTGGATTAATGACATGCAAACTGCTATGAAAAGAATAGAAAAAAGGTTAGGAAGTATGAGATACAAAGTTCTAAATGAATTATTTATAGAAGCCCTTAATTTCCAGAATAAAAAGGGAAGTTTAGAGAAGTATAAAAATTGGATAGCATATCTTCTAAAAGAGTATTATGATCCAATGTATGAGTATCAACTTGAAAAGAATAAAAAAAAGATACTATTAAAAGGCTCTTCAAGTGTGATTTTAGATTATTTACAAACTCTTAAACTTCCTTAGTTTTATTATATTTTTTTTAGTTTTTTATAACCATCTGTAATAAGTTTTAAAAGTGGTTTTCTATAAGAATCAAATACATACTTTTTGATTTCATATGCGATTCTTCCTTTCACATGAAATAATCCATAAATACTTCCCGCAGCATATTTACCACCAAGGGCAATCAATATTCCTTCAAGTTTTGGATTAGCTTTTTCAAGTCTTTTTTTATTGATTAGATTTAATATATTTTTACCTGCATTAATACCGCTAATTCTTGCAATTGTAACATTTGGAGGCATTATTTCATCTTTTCTATTTTTGATTTGAGCTACATCTCCAATAGCGAAAATATTTTCATATTTGCTTGTTTGCATATATTCATTTACTATAATTTGACCTTTTGAGTTCTTTTCAACATCAAGTTCAGAAGTTATTTTAGATGCTTCAACTCCACCTGTAAAGATAAGAAAGGAATGGTCTATTTTAGTTCCATTTGTAAAGTATGCAAGATTATCTTCACATCTTTGAAGTTTTGTATTTGTAATTACTTTAATACCAAGTGATTTAAGTCTTTCATGTGATATAGCTACCAATTTAGAATCTAATCCTGGTAAAATAGTATCAGCACTACTAATTAGAGAAATTTTCAAGTTATCACAAGTAAAGTTTCCTCTTTTGAAAAACATTTTAGAGTTATATGCCATTTCAGCAGCTATTTCAACTCCTGATAATCCAGCTCCCACCACTACAATATGTGTGTCATCACATTTTTTTGCTTCATCTTGAATCTTTCTGAAAAGTTGATTTTCAAAACTTTGTTTAAAATATACTGCCCAATTAAGTTTCTTGATGTCATGGGCATTATTTAGTCCTGGGATTACATGTGGGAAGTAAGTTCTTGTTCCTGCTGCCATTATTAAATAATCAAACTCAACTATTTCTTTTTCTTCTGTGTATATTTTTTTCTTTAGGGAATCTATTTGCGTCACTTTTAAATTTTTATACTCTAAATAACTATGTTTTAGTCCCATACATAAAGTTGTTAAGTCAATAGTTACATCAGCTATATTAGACTTATTTGCAATTAAGTCATAAACTTCTGGTTGTAGATTATGAAAAGTATGTGTATCTATAAGTGTTATTTTAATATCTTTATTTTTTACTAACTCTCTTAATGCATAAATACCAGCATATCCACCACCAATAATTACTACTTTTTCCATATGTATCTTTCCCTCTTTATTTAACTGTTCTAATTTTTTTGTATTGTATAAAAAGATTTTTCCCTTTTAGCTTAAAAATTCTTTAAATTTTAATATTTATGAGTATTTTATACACATATTTTGTATAAAATTTAAATAATTAATATATTTAATTATTACTTAAGATAAAAATAATTTATATATTTCCTAAAAACTTTTTAGATATAATTCAAAAATTTTAAATTTATTAGGAAATAAAAATGAAAATAGCAATTTTATCAGATATCCACTCAAATGTTTATGCTTTGCAAGCAGTAATTAATGATGCAAAAAGTAAAAATGTTGATATGATGATAAATGCAGGTGACTCTTTTTATGGACCAATAGAACCAAGAGCTACTTATGAATTATTGAGAGAAAACAACTTTGTAAATATCTGTGGAAATCAAGATAGAGAGATTTTAGAGGCTTCTTTAGAACAGCTAGAAAATAATCCTACTTTAAAATATGTATATGAAAACCTAGGTGAAGAGGTTTTATATTGGATACAAGACTTGCCTTTTGAAAAGTTTTTAGGAAAAGATTTGTATGTAACTCATGGGACACAACATGATGATAGTGTTTATTTACTTGAAGATGTAAGTAGTGGAAAAGTACAATTAAGAGATGACAAAAAGATAATTGAACTTCTTGATGATGTAGAATCTAAGTTTGTAATTTGTGGACACTCTCATACTCCTAGATGTGTAAACTTAAGTACAGGACAAGTGGTGATAAATCCAGGTTCAGTAGGCTTGCAAGCTTATAAAGATAATCTTCCAAATGAACATATCATAGAAAATGCTTACCCAGAAGCTACATATATAATACTTGAAGTAAATTCAAGTGAATATAATATTGAGTTAGTAAAAGTTGCTTATGATTATGAAAAAGCAGCTTCAATAGCTGAGTCTAATGGAAGAGAAGATTGGGCTTATACTATTAGAACTGGAAAGTTATTTCCAAGCTCATGAAAAAAGATATAAATTTATATTTTGATAAAGAGTGTCCTTTTTGTAATTACTATGCAAAGTACAATCTACTAAGAACTAATCATAATCTTAATCTTTATAACGCAAGAGAATATCCTCAAAAAATAAAACTCTTAAGAGAAAAAGGTTTTGATATTAATGCTGGTATTATCATTGAAGTTGATGAAGAGATATTTCAAGGCTCAAATGCTGTAAAACAATTAAATAAACTATCTACTAAAGAAATAAAAATATTGAATACAAAGTTATTTTCTATATTTTTATACCCAATTATAAAATCAATTAGAAAAGTAGTTCTATTTATTCTAAAAAAAGATTTTAAAATTAAATAAATAATATTATACTCAAAATATATAATATTATTTATTCTATTTAATTCCTATAATATGTCATAATTAATATTATTTAATATAGTATTAATTATTTTTTCAGAAAAATAATATTAAAATACTAAATATCAAAAAAAGGAAAAATGTGAAAAAATTATTTATGTTAGTTTTTATTTTGGGAATTTCTCAATTTGGTTTTGCCTCAGATCATGGCAATAATATTAAAGTAGAAACTGTTGCTAAGACAACAAAAAGTTGGGATGGTACAACTCTTCCCCATTATATAAAAGGTCAACCTGAAGTTACTATTTTAAAGATTACAATCCCTCCACATACTAAATTAGCGTGGCATAAGCATACAGTTATAAATGCAGGTATTTTATTAAAAGGTCACCTTACTGTAAAAAGCGAAACTAATAAAGTTTTAAATCTTAAAGCTGGAGATTCTATTGTAGAATTAGTGGAGACCTATCATTATGGTGTAAATGATTATGATGAACCTGCTGTAATTGTTGTTTTTTATGCAGGTGAAAAAGGTAAACCAATTACTCTTTTAAAACAAAAATAAATCTTCCTCTGGGAAGATTTATTTATCTTCTTCCAACTTCTTTCTTTGTTACTTCCCCTTTATGATATTTTATATATAATCTATCTTTTATTTTAAAACAAAAGGAACCTAAATATGAAAATTGCAGTTTTTTGTGGATCAAGTGCAGGTAATAATATAAAGTATATAAATGCTACAAAACAACTAGGTAAATATTTCGCACAAAATAATATAGATGTAGTTTATGGTGGTGGAAATGTTGGACTTATGGGTGCAATTGCAGATTCAGTTATGGAAAATGGTGGAAAAGTTTATGGAGTAATTCCTGAAAAACTAAAAGAAAAAGAGTTAGCTCATACAGGAATAACTGACTTAAAAGTAGTTTCAAATATGCATGAAAGAAAAGCTGCAATGGCAGAGATGGCTGATGCCTTTGTAGTACTTCCAGGTGGTGCTGGAACTTTAGAAGAGACTTTTGAAGTTTGGACTTGGGCTTTACTTGGTTTTCATAATAAACCTTGTGCTTTTTTTAATATAAATGGATTTTATGATAAATTATTTGAGATGATAGATAACATGTGTGAAGCAGAGTTTTTAAGAAAAGAGTATTCTGACATGCTTATAAAAACAGATAATCAAGAAGAACTACTAAAAGCTATAAAAGAGTACATACCGCCAAAACAAAAGTGGTAAATTAAATTTGGAAAAAGAATGATAGAATTTATAAAAAAGATACCAAAAGCAGAACTACACTTACATATTGAAGGCTCACTGGAGCCTGAACTTATGTTTGAACTTGCAAAAAGAAATAATATAAAGATACCTTACAACTCTGTAGAAGAAGTAAGAGCTGCCTATGATTTTACAAACTTACAATCCTTTTTGGATATTTATTACTCAGGAGCAAATGTACTTCTTCATAAAAAAGATTTTTATGATTTGACTTGGGCTTATATTTTAAAATGTGTACAAAACAGTATAATCCATACAGAGATATTTTTTGACCCACAAACACATACTCAAAGAGGTGTATCTTTTGATACGATTATTTTAGGAATAAGCCAAGCTTTAGAAGATGCCAAAGAGAAGTTTGGAATCACTTCAAATATTATTATGTGTTTTTTAAGACACTTAAGTCAAGAAGAGGCTTTAAAAACTTTTGAAGAGTCTTTACCTTTCAAAGATAAGATTATAGGTGTTGGACTTGATTCCTCAGAACTTGGACATCCTCCTTCAAAATTTAAAGAAGTGTTTAAAAAAGCAAAAGATGCAGGATTTAAACTTGTGGCTCATGCGGGAGAAGAGGCTGATTATTCGTATATTTATGAGGCTTTAGATTTATTGGATATCCAAAGAATCGACCATGGAGTACAAGCAGTTCATTCAAAAGAGTTAATGGAAAGATTAAAAAAAGAGCAAACACCTTTGACCGTTTGTCCAAACTCAAATATTGAGTTGAAAGTTTTTGAAAACTATAAACAACACAATGTAAAGCAACTTTTAGATTATGGACTAAATGTCACAATAAACTCTGATGATCCAGCATATTTTAAAGGTTATTTAAATGATAACTTTATAAATTTATATGAAAATATAGACTTAACAAAAGAAGATATTATAAAACTTGTTAGAAACTCTTTTAACTCTTCTTTTATTTCAGATGAGTTAAAAAAAGAATATCTAATAAAACTTGATAATTTTTTAGAAAATAAATAGGATAAATTATGAATAAAATCAAAGAGATATTAAAAAGTCAAAAAATAGTAATAATAGATGGGGCAACAGGAACTGAGTTAGAGAGAAAAGGTTATGACATCAATGACTCACTTTGGTCAGCTAAGTTTCTTATGGAAAATCCAAAAGCTATTTATGAAGTTCATAAAGACTATTTAGAAGCTGGAAGTGATTGTATTACAACTTTAAGTTATCAAGCTACATTTGAAGGCTTTAAAGAGCGAGGATTAAATGAAGTCCAAGCAAAAGAGCTTTTGCAATCTTCTATAAAATTAGCCATAGAAGCAAGAGATGAATTTTGGGCAAGCAATGAATCAAAGAGTAGAATAAAACCACTTGTAGCAGCTTCTGTTGGTCCTTATGGAGCATATTTAGCAGATGGTTCAGAGTTTAGAGGTAATTATGGATTAAGCCAAGAAGAGCTTGTAAACTTTCATAGAAAAAGAATGCAAGCTTTGATTGAAGCAAAACCAGATTTATTGGCTTGTGAGACAGTTCCTTGTCTAATAGAAGCAAAAGCTTACGTAAAACTTCTCGAGGAGTTTCCTTCAACTCAAGCTTGGATAACTTTTAGTGCAAAAGATGGAAAACATATAAATAGTGGTGAAAGTATTAAAGAGTGTGCAAAGTTTTTAGATAATAAAGAACAAGTTGTAGCTATTGGTATAAATTGTACAGCACCACAATATATTGAATCTTTAATCTCACAGATTAAAGAAGTCTCAACAAAACCAATTATTGTTTATCCAAATGGGGGCGCTGCTTATGATGGAGCAACTAAAACTTGGAGTACACAAGCTAATACAAAAGATTATGGGAAAATGGCACATCTGTGGTATGAAAAGGGTGCAAGTGTGATTGGTGGATGTTGTCAAACTACACCAAATGATATAGAACAAATCTCATCTTGGGTTAGAAATTAAAGAGTTAGTCAGATATAATACAAAATCTCAAAATAGGTTAAACAATGGCAAAAAGCTTAAATACAAATAGTGTAAAAAGTGTAAAATCAGAAAAAATAGCAGCAACTGCAAATCAAAATAAAAATCCAGTAAAAGTTGGATTCTCACAAGAAAGATACGAAAATGAACAAGTTGTAAATGCTAGAAAAGCTGCAAACTTAGCACTAGCCAAAGAAAAAGCGAAGAAAAAAGCAAAAATGGCAAAGGCTTCTAAGAAAAAAAACAAAAAATAGTTTCTAAATAAAAGGGAAAAAATATGAGTATTGATACTTTTTTAATATATTCAGTGATTGCATTTTTATATGTATTAAGTCCCGGTCCCGCCGTGATGTTAGCTATTGTAAATGGTATAAGAACTGATATGAAAACAGTAGCAGTATCATCTTTTGCCAATATACTTGGCTTAGCTGTTTTATCAACTGCTTCAATTTTAGGTCTTGGAGTATTGATTTTAACTTCAGCTACACTTTTTTTAATAGTAAAAATTATAGGTGCTTTTTATCTTATATATTTGGGTATAAAGTTTTTACGAAACAGAGGTATTTTAAATATAGATGAGATGGAAAAAAATGTTAAACAAAAAAGTAGAAAATCATACTTTTTTGAATCATTTTTTGTAGCAGTTACAAACCCAAAACCAATTATCTTTTTTACAGCAATATTTCCTCAGTTTTTAAATCTACATGAGGCTATTGCTCCTCAATTTTTTATTATGACGGGAGAGTTTTTATTCTTCTCATTTTTTGGACTTTGTACTTATGCTTTTTTATCTAAAAAGTCAAAAGCACTATTAAGCAATGAAAAAAGAATGTATTGGTTTAATAAGTTTACAGGTGGATTATTTATATTTTTAGGATTAGGTTTATTAAGAATTAAAAATCATGCCTAAAAGGCGAAGTTATTAGATAATAACTTCACCTTTTTCTTTTGCTCTATATTCATCTATTTTAAATGTATCATTTGCAATAACTCTTGGAGTGGCTTCTTTGTATTGATTTACTAATTTATTGATAGTTTTTAATTCATCATCATCAAATAAATCTTCATCATAATCTATACCAATTTCTACAAAGTGAAGTTCTGTAAAGTTTTCTCGCTCAATAATATCAATGTCCATATTATCAAGTAGTTCTTGAATAAAGAATACTCTATCATCTTCATCTTCTAATACTTCTTCTGTTGCTATTATTTCAAAAAGTTCTGATAGTAGTTTTGGCTCAGGACTTCTAGAACCTTTTATGTACTCATCACCAAATATCTTTTTGCCACAATATTTAAGATGGTTATAATCCATCAAAAAAAGAAGAATCGATAATTTCTTATCATTTAACAATTTTACTTGTTTGTGTAACATATATAAAATTACATTTGCTACTTTTGTCATATCCATATTTGAACAGTCCTTTTATTTAATTATCGAAGTATACAAAATAAAACATAAAGATATTAAATCTTCCAATGTATTAATTTACTATTATTTACATTTTCTTTAACTTTGTTACAAAGTTGTGGAAAAAATAGTAAAAAATCCTCTTCAATCTCATCAATATTTTCACAAACTATTTCATAATATCTACTTACATTATCCCTCTTTAATACTCGAAAAGAGATTCTTCTATCGACTCTGTTAAAGGATTGGTTTAAGTGCTCCAAGCTTTGGTATTTATTTAATAAGTCAAATTCTATTAGGCTTTTTAGCTTTTGTTTTGCTTCATCTGGCAAAGTATGCATATTTGCATTTGCTTTTATGTAAAAGTCATCTAAAAACTTATCAAGAGTTATATTTGAGTATCTGTGCCAGTTTTTTGTAAGCAAATAATCATAAGTCAAGTCAATAACAACAGCTTTTAGTAAACCACTGTTTCCAAGTCTATTTTTGCTTTGTTTAAAAGTAGGGTGATTATCTGTATAGGAGTCTATTAGTTTATGTATTTTCATTGCTTTTTTTATATCTTCATTTGCACCTTCCCATGCTTTTGCTTTTAAAGGGTCAGCTAAATAATTGCCAATTTGAAAATCTATATTGTGTTCTGATAAAAATATATGTGCAAGCCAATTCATAAGAATAGATTACAAAAGTTTACTTAAATAAAAAGTAAACTTTTGTGATTAGAAATTTTTTAAATATTATAATCAGGTGGAGTATCATTCCACTCAAAGATAAAACACATAGGAAGTTTTCCAGATTTGTTTAGTATCTTAGCAGTTATTACACCTGAGATAAATATTGAAGCAATGGCTAAAAATGATGCAAAAGCTAAAGTTGACATTCCTGTTAGTCCTTGTCCAATGGTACAACCAATAGACAAAATACCTCCAACACCCATCAATGCACCACCAATCATATTATAAGTAACTCTATTAACTTTTTGTGTTGCAGTACATCCAAAGCTATATTTTTTATTGAAAAATGACATAAAAAAAGAACCTAACATAACTCCACATAATAAGGCAATAGGGAAAGTGAAATAATTTACTTGATAAAACATAAATAACTCTAAACTCTTAGAAGTAGGGTAAACAAAACTGATACCAGAAAGATCAATTAGTCTTTCCATACTATCTTGACCAAGTACTCCTGTTATTGTCCATGCAGCAGCTATAATTAGCCCAATTAAAAAACCATCTATTAGTGTAAATATTCTTTTTACTTTTTTTGCTAAAACTAATAAAATCACAAATAAAATTCCTACGACAAGATATATATTCATAGTACTATTTTCTATCATTGAAGAGAGTTCTAAAAGAGTTTTATTCTGTGTAAATGGAGTTAAAAAACCTTGAATAAGACCTTTTGCAGTTGCAAATCCAAAGATTCCTATGAATATCAAAGTAATAAGTGATTTTGAATCACCTTGTCCAAACTTGATTAGGTGTCTATTGCTACAACCATCAGCTATCATCATTCCTGTACCAAACAATAAACCACCAAATATAACAACAAAGTAATTAACATCTTGTTTGTAGTAAACTGTTTTTGTAAAATCTAAGTCAAAATAAGAGCCTACAATTTTAGTAGAAATTATTGCAACAATCATTGCAAATACAACAGAAGCACCTCTTCTTGTAGATTTTAATAAGATATAATCTTTGATTGAGCCACTAAAGCAGAATTGATTTTTTTGAGCTACTATTCCAAATAACATACCTAGACCAAGACCTAAAATATTTATTATTTCATATATTTCTAAATCGAACATTGTTCCCCTAACTTATAATTATAGTTTATCTTTCTAATAAAGGGCGATTATATTAAATATAAACTATAAAATAAGTTAGGCAGAATAATTAGATAAATATATACGGGAATTTTTTAAATTTAAATCTCTTGATTGTCAGTTCTCATATCTTCTAAGCCCTCAAGAATATCAGAAGCTTGCTCTTGAGTGATAGTTTCATTTTCTATATCAAGTAAAACATCGTCAAAGTATTTTTTTACTTCCTTCATATATTTTAACTCATCTTTCAACTCTTTAGAGTTTTTCTTTTTCTCTAAATTTGTTTCAAGTTCTTTGATATTTTCATTTACTTCTACTAAAACATCAGTTTTTAGTAAGTTTTCTAAATCTTTTATATAATCCATTTTTTATCCTTTCTTTTTAGCTATTTGTAGATATCTTTATTACTACTTTATAAATTTGCTCCGTTTTATCAACTTTTATACAAGGTTGATGTCCATCACTTGGATAAAAAATGGCTAATTCTTTTTCTTTTATATGTAAAGATGAAAATTCATTTTTTGTGCTGTATTTTGTAAAATCTTTTTCTTCATTATAAGCTTCAGTAATTTCAAGATCATCTATATGTGATACATCCATTATTTCAGAGCCTTTTACTATATATTGAATATCAATATATTTTTTATGTGATTCAAAAAAACACTCACTTCTAGGCTTTGAAAAATATGTTTGTTTTAAAACAAACATATTTTCATTGATAAGCTCTTTTACACAGTCACCATTTTTTATTTCAAAAATATCATTA
This portion of the Arcobacter nitrofigilis DSM 7299 genome encodes:
- a CDS encoding NAD(P)/FAD-dependent oxidoreductase — translated: MEKVVIIGGGYAGIYALRELVKNKDIKITLIDTHTFHNLQPEVYDLIANKSNIADVTIDLTTLCMGLKHSYLEYKNLKVTQIDSLKKKIYTEEKEIVEFDYLIMAAGTRTYFPHVIPGLNNAHDIKKLNWAVYFKQSFENQLFRKIQDEAKKCDDTHIVVVGAGLSGVEIAAEMAYNSKMFFKRGNFTCDNLKISLISSADTILPGLDSKLVAISHERLKSLGIKVITNTKLQRCEDNLAYFTNGTKIDHSFLIFTGGVEASKITSELDVEKNSKGQIIVNEYMQTSKYENIFAIGDVAQIKNRKDEIMPPNVTIARISGINAGKNILNLINKKRLEKANPKLEGILIALGGKYAAGSIYGLFHVKGRIAYEIKKYVFDSYRKPLLKLITDGYKKLKKI
- a CDS encoding acyl carrier protein phosphodiesterase, whose translation is MNWLAHIFLSEHNIDFQIGNYLADPLKAKAWEGANEDIKKAMKIHKLIDSYTDNHPTFKQSKNRLGNSGLLKAVVIDLTYDYLLTKNWHRYSNITLDKFLDDFYIKANANMHTLPDEAKQKLKSLIEFDLLNKYQSLEHLNQSFNRVDRRISFRVLKRDNVSRYYEIVCENIDEIEEDFLLFFPQLCNKVKENVNNSKLIHWKI
- a CDS encoding cupin domain-containing protein, translating into MKKLFMLVFILGISQFGFASDHGNNIKVETVAKTTKSWDGTTLPHYIKGQPEVTILKITIPPHTKLAWHKHTVINAGILLKGHLTVKSETNKVLNLKAGDSIVELVETYHYGVNDYDEPAVIVVFYAGEKGKPITLLKQK
- the mmuM gene encoding homocysteine S-methyltransferase; the protein is MNKIKEILKSQKIVIIDGATGTELERKGYDINDSLWSAKFLMENPKAIYEVHKDYLEAGSDCITTLSYQATFEGFKERGLNEVQAKELLQSSIKLAIEARDEFWASNESKSRIKPLVAASVGPYGAYLADGSEFRGNYGLSQEELVNFHRKRMQALIEAKPDLLACETVPCLIEAKAYVKLLEEFPSTQAWITFSAKDGKHINSGESIKECAKFLDNKEQVVAIGINCTAPQYIESLISQIKEVSTKPIIVYPNGGAAYDGATKTWSTQANTKDYGKMAHLWYEKGASVIGGCCQTTPNDIEQISSWVRN
- a CDS encoding thiol-disulfide oxidoreductase DCC, which codes for MKKDINLYFDKECPFCNYYAKYNLLRTNHNLNLYNAREYPQKIKLLREKGFDINAGIIIEVDEEIFQGSNAVKQLNKLSTKEIKILNTKLFSIFLYPIIKSIRKVVLFILKKDFKIK
- a CDS encoding LOG family protein, whose product is MKIAVFCGSSAGNNIKYINATKQLGKYFAQNNIDVVYGGGNVGLMGAIADSVMENGGKVYGVIPEKLKEKELAHTGITDLKVVSNMHERKAAMAEMADAFVVLPGGAGTLEETFEVWTWALLGFHNKPCAFFNINGFYDKLFEMIDNMCEAEFLRKEYSDMLIKTDNQEELLKAIKEYIPPKQKW
- a CDS encoding type II toxin-antitoxin system antitoxin SocA domain-containing protein; its protein translation is MDMTKVANVILYMLHKQVKLLNDKKLSILLFLMDYNHLKYCGKKIFGDEYIKGSRSPEPKLLSELFEIIATEEVLEDEDDRVFFIQELLDNMDIDIIERENFTELHFVEIGIDYDEDLFDDDELKTINKLVNQYKEATPRVIANDTFKIDEYRAKEKGEVII
- a CDS encoding adenosine deaminase; translation: MIEFIKKIPKAELHLHIEGSLEPELMFELAKRNNIKIPYNSVEEVRAAYDFTNLQSFLDIYYSGANVLLHKKDFYDLTWAYILKCVQNSIIHTEIFFDPQTHTQRGVSFDTIILGISQALEDAKEKFGITSNIIMCFLRHLSQEEALKTFEESLPFKDKIIGVGLDSSELGHPPSKFKEVFKKAKDAGFKLVAHAGEEADYSYIYEALDLLDIQRIDHGVQAVHSKELMERLKKEQTPLTVCPNSNIELKVFENYKQHNVKQLLDYGLNVTINSDDPAYFKGYLNDNFINLYENIDLTKEDIIKLVRNSFNSSFISDELKKEYLIKLDNFLENK
- the mnmH gene encoding tRNA 2-selenouridine(34) synthase MnmH — its product is MLNSSESNDFKSLVLNKTPLIDVRAPIEFKKGSFPYSVNLPLITDEERHLIGIKYKNFGNEEAVMLGHKFVSGEVKEKRIKAWLDFKKDNPNAMLYCFRGGQRSKIVQEWISEYIPEIIRLKGGYKAFRNYLMNEIDNSPKYFNPLILGGHTGSGKTILLKKIENSIDFEGLVNHRGSSFGKKITGQPSQIDFENSLAYELIQKVNKGFMNLLFEDEGKYIGSINIPKNLAEYLSQGSMLVLETSFEERISITFDEYILNAQKDYKKEFEEDYFVFWINDMQTAMKRIEKRLGSMRYKVLNELFIEALNFQNKKGSLEKYKNWIAYLLKEYYDPMYEYQLEKNKKKILLKGSSSVILDYLQTLKLP
- a CDS encoding LysE family translocator; this encodes MSIDTFLIYSVIAFLYVLSPGPAVMLAIVNGIRTDMKTVAVSSFANILGLAVLSTASILGLGVLILTSATLFLIVKIIGAFYLIYLGIKFLRNRGILNIDEMEKNVKQKSRKSYFFESFFVAVTNPKPIIFFTAIFPQFLNLHEAIAPQFFIMTGEFLFFSFFGLCTYAFLSKKSKALLSNEKRMYWFNKFTGGLFIFLGLGLLRIKNHA
- a CDS encoding DUF3144 domain-containing protein gives rise to the protein MATKNNGFLKRADEHISLANEQLNQEITQGEVSASFMYGAARFNAWIAATSFESAEDMANEKEKILEYFVNEYKLALTEHIDNHVNSYDFSQNNFEEE
- a CDS encoding metallophosphoesterase family protein yields the protein MKIAILSDIHSNVYALQAVINDAKSKNVDMMINAGDSFYGPIEPRATYELLRENNFVNICGNQDREILEASLEQLENNPTLKYVYENLGEEVLYWIQDLPFEKFLGKDLYVTHGTQHDDSVYLLEDVSSGKVQLRDDKKIIELLDDVESKFVICGHSHTPRCVNLSTGQVVINPGSVGLQAYKDNLPNEHIIENAYPEATYIILEVNSSEYNIELVKVAYDYEKAASIAESNGREDWAYTIRTGKLFPSS